A single window of Sphaerodactylus townsendi isolate TG3544 linkage group LG05, MPM_Stown_v2.3, whole genome shotgun sequence DNA harbors:
- the LOC125433228 gene encoding bladder cancer-associated protein codes for MYCLQWLLPVLLIPKPLNPALWFNHSMFMGFYLLSFLLERKPCTICALVFLAALFLICYSCWGNCFLYHCSGSQLPDSAHDPSIVGT; via the coding sequence ATGTACTGCCTCCAGTGGTTACTGCCAGTTCTTCTTATCCCAAAGCCCCTCAACCCGGCATTGTGGTTCAATCACTCAATGTTCATGGGCTTCTACCTACTGAGTTTCCTGTTGGAGCGGAAACCTTGCACAATCTGTGCCTTGGTCTTCTTGGCCGCCTTGTTCCTTATCTGCTACAGCTGTTGGGGGAACTGCTTCTTGTATCACTGCTCTGGCTCACAGCTGCCGGACTCTGCTCACGATCCCAGCATAGTTGGCACCTAA